The following are encoded in a window of Magnolia sinica isolate HGM2019 chromosome 11, MsV1, whole genome shotgun sequence genomic DNA:
- the LOC131218924 gene encoding guanosine nucleotide diphosphate dissociation inhibitor At5g09550-like, which translates to MEALKFPLMGLFEKRCARKFFIYVQNYVENDPKTHEGLDLTRVTTRELVALARTFMLLREIQAECQEEKHSIILVAYGESCPFLPFSEAVIAFEFTTTR; encoded by the exons ATGGAGGCCCTCAAATTTCCATTGATGGGCTTATTTGAAAAGCGTTGTGCTCGTAAGTTCTTCATCTATGTCCAAAATTATGTAGAAAATGATCCCAAGACACATGAAGGGCTGGACCTTACAAGAGTGACGACTAGAGAACTTGTTGC GCTGGCAAGGACATTCATGCTGTTGAGAGAAATTCAGGCAGAATGTCAGGAAGAAAAACACTCTATTATTCTTGTGGCGTACGGTGAGTCATGtccttttcttccattttctgaaGCTGTTATAGCTTTTGAGTTTACTACAACTAGATAG